The Pseudomonadota bacterium genome segment CACTGTCTGGTAGGCGCTCAGCGGGTTGCGCATGGCCGCGCGACGCCTGCCCGAGGCGCGGTAGGAGATGCAGGGGCCGCCGAGCCAACCGCCGCCCTTGCCCGCGCATAGAAACAACGAATCCCGCCCGCCCGGATTGAGCTCACGGCCGATGCGGTGATCGATGGACTCGCCCGCGGCCTCGGAATCCCCGCCCGCGCCACGTTGCGTAGGTCCTTGGGCCGTCAGGCCCTGCAGTGCGCCACGGGCATGGCCGTCGCCGTAGTCGAAGTCCTCCATGTCGACGCCACCCACCACGAGCAGTTTCGAGCTCACGGCGCCAAGCTCGTCGAGCGCACGCCCCGCGAGCGTTTGCGGGGTGAGCGGCCCCGCAAAGCTTGGCCAGAAGCGTTCGGGCTCGCGCTGGCTGCTCAGCGGCGAGCTCTGCTCGGCTGCAACACCGTTCGCCTGGCGAAAGAACACCGCAAAGGTGGCCGGCTCGGCCCGGGCCCGTGCCTGCCGCGGCAACAAGCCCTCGAGCAACGGTAGGGACAAGGCCGCGCCGCCGAGGCCTCTGAGCACATATCTGCGCGAAACGCTCATGGAAGCTCCTCGCTGCTGCGTGCCAAGAAGGCCGGTGTCTGGATCAAGCCCAGCAGCAGCTCCCTCACCGGCGTGCCCGCCAGCGAGGCTTCGGTGAGGCGTTTGATCAGCGCTTGGTCGGAGTGGGTGTCGGGCCTCCCGTAGGCAAACTGAAGCCAGTGGCGTACGTAGCACTCGTGCACCTCGGGGCTTTTCGCGAGCGCCTGAGTCAACTCCACGGCGCTGGTGACGGCAACCTGCACGCCTCCGATCAGGGGCGCCGCGCTCGCGTCCACAGGAAGCCCGCGATCGTGGCTGCGGTAGCTGCCCACTGCATCGTAGTGCTCGAACGGAAACCCGAAGGGGTTGATCAGCGGGGTGTGGCAGCCGGAGCAGACGCTGCCCGGCTGTTCGGTATGGCTTTGCACGGTCTCGCGGTTGGTGCGCCCCATCGGGTCCGGCAGCGGCGGGATGTCCGCTGGAGGCGCCGCGATGGGCAAGCACGCGATCCGCCGTGCGATGAATACGCCGCGGTGAATGGGATCGGGGTCCACGGATGTGGCGTTGCCCGCCAGGAAGGCTATTTGCGTGAGCACGCCGCTACGCTCCGCCGCGTTGAGGGTGACGGGCACGAAGTCGTTTCCAAAGTTGCCTGGCACGCCGTAGATGCGAGCGAGCTCGGCGTTCACGAATGTCGCCGGCGAGGTCAGGAGGCTCCGAAGATCGGCCCCTTGCGCGAGCACGGCATCGCGCACGAAGAGCTGGTTTTCGCGCGCGGCGTCCGCTGCGAGCCGATCGGTGACGTCGGGGAATAGAGCGCGCGAGGGGTGCGCGTGTATCACGCGGTCGATCTCGAGCAGCTGTTCGTGAAAGGCGTCGATCGCGTCGGCCGCGTGTGGATCGGCAAGTAGACGCTGCGCTTCGAAGGCCAGCCTATCCGGATGTACGAGCTCGTCACGGCCAGCGGCAGCCAGCAGCGCGTCGTCGGGCATGCTGTTCCACAGCAGGTAGGAAAGCCTCGACGCCACCTCGTAGCTGCTGAGCGGGATGAGACCACCTGCCTGCTGCGTACTGCTCTCGACGCGGTACAGGAAATGAGGCGACTGCAAGAAGGTCTCGATCAACAGCCGAATGCCGGCCTCGAAGCTCGCAAGGCCCGGGTACAGCGGCGCTGCGGCATAAAACAGCTGCAGATGGCGATCGACTTCGAGTGCCGTCAGGGGGCGCCGGTAGGCCCGCATGCCGAACTGCTGGATGAACGTCTGCGCCAGCAGGTTGGGATCCCCGGGACCTGGCGGCAGCAGGCGCCCGAGCAAGATCGGATTCGACGTGACCAGCTCGGCGGCCTGTTCCGCGGCTCGCCGGTAGCCGTTCCACAAGGCCTCGTCGACCTCCAGGCTGGCCACGTTGTCGTCGAAGATGAAGCCGTTTTGCGCGGGATCGGAGCGCAGCTTCGCCGTGAGCTCGCCGCCCGGGTCGAGGCGCAATAGCTCGCGCACGCTGTTGTGCCACTGCGCGTGTGTGAGCCTGGCCACGCGCGTTGCGGGCGCTGGGGGCTCGGGCTCGCTCCCCGGAACAGGCGCAAGGCCCGGCGGCAGCCCGGGCGGTGCGTTGGTTTCAGATGCTCGCTTTTTCGATCTGCCCGAGAACTCGATCGAGCATCCGTACACCGCACACGCGGCGACGAGCAACGGGAGCCACGACAGCCTGGTAGTGCGGGGTAGAGGAAACAGCGACATTACAGCCGGTGTCTACATGATGAGTAAAAAATTCCAGTGGTCAAACGCACTGTCGGAGTCTCGGTCGTCGTTTCACCTACGTGTAGGGCACGGGTGCGCGTGATCCGAGAGCGGTCCAGCCCCTTGTCCATCTGCAGGCGGGGCGGTTGCGCCGCCCGCTCGCGCAGCGAGTCCCGCCGTCCGTTACGACAATACGGCCCGCCACCCGTTCGCTGCAGTGATGAGGCTGGTTCGTAACGAGATAGATGTCCCGGTCGTATGGCTCACTTCACTGCTACTGCTTTCCAAACTCGTCAACGCCACGCTGAATGTCGTCAGGGGACATCTTCTTGTTAGGTTTGGACACGATCCACAGGTGCCCGAACGGGTCGAGGATCCGCCCCTCTCGGTAGCCGTAGAACCGATCGGCCACCGGAATGAGGATCTTGGCGCCGTGTTCCTCTGCTCGTTGCGCAA includes the following:
- a CDS encoding DUF1592 domain-containing protein; this translates as MSLFPLPRTTRLSWLPLLVAACAVYGCSIEFSGRSKKRASETNAPPGLPPGLAPVPGSEPEPPAPATRVARLTHAQWHNSVRELLRLDPGGELTAKLRSDPAQNGFIFDDNVASLEVDEALWNGYRRAAEQAAELVTSNPILLGRLLPPGPGDPNLLAQTFIQQFGMRAYRRPLTALEVDRHLQLFYAAAPLYPGLASFEAGIRLLIETFLQSPHFLYRVESSTQQAGGLIPLSSYEVASRLSYLLWNSMPDDALLAAAGRDELVHPDRLAFEAQRLLADPHAADAIDAFHEQLLEIDRVIHAHPSRALFPDVTDRLAADAARENQLFVRDAVLAQGADLRSLLTSPATFVNAELARIYGVPGNFGNDFVPVTLNAAERSGVLTQIAFLAGNATSVDPDPIHRGVFIARRIACLPIAAPPADIPPLPDPMGRTNRETVQSHTEQPGSVCSGCHTPLINPFGFPFEHYDAVGSYRSHDRGLPVDASAAPLIGGVQVAVTSAVELTQALAKSPEVHECYVRHWLQFAYGRPDTHSDQALIKRLTEASLAGTPVRELLLGLIQTPAFLARSSEELP